A region of Cucumis melo cultivar AY chromosome 2, USDA_Cmelo_AY_1.0, whole genome shotgun sequence DNA encodes the following proteins:
- the LOC103487399 gene encoding protein OS-9 homolog isoform X1, with protein sequence MTQLLWLILLAGYLCHFALADQIFPAQLAGGTFSRNSRGPKYNIEFHQQDSPYNPDEDQESVFMPNKNGKNYLCYLPKVEKSKSGKPSIQLNMSSMIVESEKRVKLKTPDELLEALKEQCFVRQEGWWTYEFCYQKTLRQFHLEDEKVVQEFILGVYDAEATAKLNENLSDISTLKDPRSKDASQRYHAHHYTNGTMCDLTNQPRETEVRFVCSEPPRAMINSITELSTCKYALTVRCPTLCKHMLFEEERPVWYIINCNELPDDYKETERSEESTDEIVMVTDIKYPKNESED encoded by the exons ATGACGCAATTGCTGTGGTTGATCCTTTTAGCTGGTTATCTTTGCCACTTTGCGTTAGCTGATCAGATCTTCCCAGCTCAATTAG CAGGTGGAACATTTAGTCGCAACTCTCGTGGGCCAAAATACAATATTGAATTCCATCAACAAGACTCTCCTTACAATCCT GATGAAGACCAGGAATCTGTGTTTATGCCcaataaaaatggaaagaattacTTGTGTTACTTGCCTAAGGTGGAGAAGTCCAAGAGCGGAAAACCATCTATTCAACTGAACATGAGTAGCATGATTGTGGAATCTGAGAAGCGAGTCAAATTGAAGACTCCAGACGAGCTGCTTGAGGCATTGAAAGAGCAATGCTTTGTCAGG CAAGAGGGTTGGTGGACATATGAATTTTGTTACCagaaaacactaagacaatttCATTTGGAGGATGAAAAG GTAGTTCAGGAGTTTATATTGGGCGTCTATGATGCAGAGGCAACTGCTAAACTCAATGAGAATCTCTCTGATATATCTACTTTGAAGGATCCTCGCTCAAAAGATGCATCCCAAAG GTATCATGCCCATCACTACACAAATGGAACCATGTGCGACCTCACAAACCAACCACGAGAAACTGAG GTTAGATTTGTTTGCTCAGAACCGCCCAGAGCCATGATCAATTCTATCACAGAACTATCAACGTGTAAGTATGCACTTACGGTGCGATGCCCGACACTTTGCAAGCATAT GTTATTTGAAGAAGAGAGACCAGTGTGGTACATCATTAACTGCAATGAGCTTCCGGATGATTA
- the LOC103487399 gene encoding protein OS-9 homolog isoform X2 yields the protein MTQLLWLILLAGYLCHFALADQIFPAQLGGTFSRNSRGPKYNIEFHQQDSPYNPDEDQESVFMPNKNGKNYLCYLPKVEKSKSGKPSIQLNMSSMIVESEKRVKLKTPDELLEALKEQCFVRQEGWWTYEFCYQKTLRQFHLEDEKVVQEFILGVYDAEATAKLNENLSDISTLKDPRSKDASQRYHAHHYTNGTMCDLTNQPRETEVRFVCSEPPRAMINSITELSTCKYALTVRCPTLCKHMLFEEERPVWYIINCNELPDDYKETERSEESTDEIVMVTDIKYPKNESED from the exons ATGACGCAATTGCTGTGGTTGATCCTTTTAGCTGGTTATCTTTGCCACTTTGCGTTAGCTGATCAGATCTTCCCAGCTCAATTAG GTGGAACATTTAGTCGCAACTCTCGTGGGCCAAAATACAATATTGAATTCCATCAACAAGACTCTCCTTACAATCCT GATGAAGACCAGGAATCTGTGTTTATGCCcaataaaaatggaaagaattacTTGTGTTACTTGCCTAAGGTGGAGAAGTCCAAGAGCGGAAAACCATCTATTCAACTGAACATGAGTAGCATGATTGTGGAATCTGAGAAGCGAGTCAAATTGAAGACTCCAGACGAGCTGCTTGAGGCATTGAAAGAGCAATGCTTTGTCAGG CAAGAGGGTTGGTGGACATATGAATTTTGTTACCagaaaacactaagacaatttCATTTGGAGGATGAAAAG GTAGTTCAGGAGTTTATATTGGGCGTCTATGATGCAGAGGCAACTGCTAAACTCAATGAGAATCTCTCTGATATATCTACTTTGAAGGATCCTCGCTCAAAAGATGCATCCCAAAG GTATCATGCCCATCACTACACAAATGGAACCATGTGCGACCTCACAAACCAACCACGAGAAACTGAG GTTAGATTTGTTTGCTCAGAACCGCCCAGAGCCATGATCAATTCTATCACAGAACTATCAACGTGTAAGTATGCACTTACGGTGCGATGCCCGACACTTTGCAAGCATAT GTTATTTGAAGAAGAGAGACCAGTGTGGTACATCATTAACTGCAATGAGCTTCCGGATGATTA